The sequence GCACCACCTCTACCAAAGTAAACTCATATCATATCCACTTCGTTGAACACCTAAGCCTGCCAAGAAGAAATCAATTAGTCCTTCTTCAATATATAGCAACAAAGTAAATAAGTGATGAGAATCAATTATGATAATAGCTGGTAGAGAACAACCAATCTGCGGATGTGTGGATAGCCTCAGCAATACTAGCAAACTTCAATCTCCTAACAAAATCATCACCCTCTTTAAACAATACTGTGAATACCCACTTCTGTCAAAACTTGTTCACGTGGGTAGCTGCTTCAGATTTAAAAGATGTCCATAGAAATTCTTGGCACTTCAGCGGAGAACGAAGTAGAGCAGGACCCACTTGATATGAAGGCTTCTCAACAAATTCACTTAAAACACTAAAATCTAAAGAATCAATGCCGGGTTTCATAGTTTTATCTATATCTAATAACGAGCCAAAGGAAGGAGGGTCTAGAAAAGGATTTTTAATGAGAATAGGATCCACAAAAGTAGCCCTATTGTCTGATGGTTTAACCCAAGGTTGGAGGACAGATTCAGAAAATCCGATGGCATAGTATTAAGGAACATCGTCTATATCATCCACAGGAGAGTCAGTACCCAAACTGTTATTAGAGTCCCCTAGGTCACTATCTACTATCTTAGCGAGTTTCACACGAAGCATGACAACAAAAAGGAATAAGTCCTAAAAAAaagaacaataacaacaacaaaatagAGTGAATATCAAGATCACATGAATATCAACGACAAAAATACTCAACACTAGTAGTAAAATCAAAGGAGTACCAATATTATCACAATTCCAGCAATAAGAAATCCAAGAACACCAACTCAAAATATAAAGGAGAAAATTGTAGAATACTCAAGAAAGTCTGAGAAAGTCAAAGAGCATTGCATGTTAAGAAAGCAATGATACTTTAGCAAGGTATTATAATGTGATGATCTATCTTGGATTCCCTCATTTATTCGATGGTAACTAGTTTCTGTAATCAACCAAAAGGAGGTTCGTGGTAATGCCGAGGTTCCGGAATCCGAGATAGTTCAAGCTTGCAAAAGAGATACTTCAGCAAGGTATTATAATGTGATTATCTGTCTCGGATTCCCTCATTTATTCGATGGTAACTAGTTTCTGTAATCAACATCAACAGGAGGTTCGTGGTAATGCCGAGGTTCCAGAATCTGAGATAGTTCAAGCTTGCAAAAGAGTCAGTGCTAAGCAAACCTAGtttctttttctcttgtttttcttCGTTCTCCTCGCTTTTTCTATGTTCAATATATTTATCTCATTTTGtgcttgtttcctttcctttttcttcttcttctcagttATTGGATGATAGAAAATGCAAAAATGTCTTAAGGTTCCTTCATGCAATTAATCAATAAGATCTTCTATATAATTAATTTACCATATTCACTTCCTTACTCTTTGTAATCTCATATATCATCCTCTAGGAGTTTAAGTTGGAGATTGGCGTCAGCATATTTATGTGTTTGAACTTGTTTTGCCAACTTGTAGGAGGCCTGACATAACAGATGGATTGAAGAGATTAAAATGCCGTATGCTTATTTTCGTGGAAGACAGTTCTCCTTTCCATTCAGAGGCTCTATACATGACTTCAAAACTCGATAGAAGATATAGTGCCTTGGTTGAGGTATGTAGTTCTTCTTACATTGATATATGGAAGGGTCTACTATAATACAAATAGCAACTTAATGATAAATCACCAGCAAAGAACTGTTAAAAAAAAGAATTCAAGTGGTAGGGCAAAGTGAAAACTCCAACTGAAGTACTCCATTTTGGAAATTGCAATGTGCTTTAATCTAATACTAAACTCACCAGTTTTGTAATGTTATGAGAATTCATCTATTTTGCTTTTGCTTTTATTATGTATCTTGCAAACATATATTGCCTCGACATCCTTGAACCTGTATCAATATCTTATATTAGCTAGCTCCATATGGTAAGGTCAATTTAGTGAAAAATGATATACTGAAGCTCTTTTATAGAATTGAAAAATATGGTATGTATAACTTTGCTT is a genomic window of Arachis ipaensis cultivar K30076 chromosome B06, Araip1.1, whole genome shotgun sequence containing:
- the LOC110263727 gene encoding pollen-specific protein SF21-like; its protein translation is MVTSFCNQHQQEVRGNAEVPESEIVQACKRLLDDRKCKNVLRFLHAINQRPDITDGLKRLKCRMLIFVEDSSPFHSEALYMTSKLDRRYSALVEVCSSSYIDIWKGLL